A DNA window from Augochlora pura isolate Apur16 chromosome 9, APUR_v2.2.1, whole genome shotgun sequence contains the following coding sequences:
- the LOC144474984 gene encoding uncharacterized protein LOC144474984 isoform X1, with the protein MCTVTHGITEVGQSSTFVKMARPILSRPRTRVYGCNYDKGESYYKPMVDHLDRKYSGRPLFSEPRTSLADEIAASRNDIGSRDHSGPRSNPLSRDLDLEIDPLIRNPQLPLTSSDPMFPENEEIVYDSRGQRSRRRLAENFVNDVTATTQHLKAKLATIGLDEEVDAALGKPLRRLRQDQDILDNGMFAKRDLKSEMRTAIEDAEASFKRRSKILEDIDLSVESKPTLLKWSKLSNEDDTLASAAATRAKITKARLNDLESEMEELSERQAKRERRAAALRAMINETAAENESLQEQSSILSKKVSIRERSEKHVAF; encoded by the exons ATGTGCACGGTGACACATGGTATAACAGAG GTGGGGCAGTCAAGCACATTTGTCAAGATGGCAAGACCAATTCTCAGCAGGCCGCGTACGCGTGTCTACGGTTGCAACTACGATAAAGGAGAATCGTATTATAAACCGATGGTTGATCACCTAGACCGGAAGTACAGCGGACGCCCACTCTTCTCTGAACCCAGAACCTCGTTGGCCGACGAGATCGCGGCCAGCCGAAACGACATCG GCTCGCGTGACCACTCTGGTCCCCGGTCCAATCCCCTCAGCCGTGACCTTGACCTCGAGATAGACCCTCTGATCCGTAATCCGCAGTTACCGCTCACCTCCAGCGACCCCATGTTCCCCGAGAATGAGGAGATCGTCTACGACAGCCGTGGGCAACGAAGCCGGCGTCGGCTGGCTGAAAATTTCGTCAACGACGTGACCGCGACCACGCAACATCTCAAAGCGAAATTAGCGACGATCGGCCTCGACGAGGAGGTGGACGCCGCGCTGGGGAAACCGTTGCGGCGTCTGCGACAGGACCAGGACATCCTGGACAACGGTATGTTCGCGAAGAGAGATCTGAAGTCGGAGATGCGCACGGCGATCGAGGACGCGGAGGCGAGCTTCAAGAGACGCTCCAAGATACTCGAGGACATCGATCTGTCGGTCGAGAGCAAGCCGACGCTGCTCAAGTGGTCGAAGCTGAGCAACGAGGACGACACGTTGGCCAGCGCGGCCGCGACCAGAGCGAAGATCACCAAAGCGCGTTTGAACGACTTGGAGTCCGAGATGGAGGAACTGTCGGAGAGGCAAGCGAAGAGGGAGCGCAGAGCGGCCGCGCTCAGGGCGATGATCAACGAAACCGCCGCCGAGAATGAAAGCCTTCAGGAGCAGTCTTCTATCCTTAGCAAGAAGGTCTCGATCCGCGAGCGTTCGGAAAAACACGTCGCCTTTTAA
- the LOC144474984 gene encoding uncharacterized protein LOC144474984 isoform X2 translates to MARPILSRPRTRVYGCNYDKGESYYKPMVDHLDRKYSGRPLFSEPRTSLADEIAASRNDIGSRDHSGPRSNPLSRDLDLEIDPLIRNPQLPLTSSDPMFPENEEIVYDSRGQRSRRRLAENFVNDVTATTQHLKAKLATIGLDEEVDAALGKPLRRLRQDQDILDNGMFAKRDLKSEMRTAIEDAEASFKRRSKILEDIDLSVESKPTLLKWSKLSNEDDTLASAAATRAKITKARLNDLESEMEELSERQAKRERRAAALRAMINETAAENESLQEQSSILSKKVSIRERSEKHVAF, encoded by the exons ATGGCAAGACCAATTCTCAGCAGGCCGCGTACGCGTGTCTACGGTTGCAACTACGATAAAGGAGAATCGTATTATAAACCGATGGTTGATCACCTAGACCGGAAGTACAGCGGACGCCCACTCTTCTCTGAACCCAGAACCTCGTTGGCCGACGAGATCGCGGCCAGCCGAAACGACATCG GCTCGCGTGACCACTCTGGTCCCCGGTCCAATCCCCTCAGCCGTGACCTTGACCTCGAGATAGACCCTCTGATCCGTAATCCGCAGTTACCGCTCACCTCCAGCGACCCCATGTTCCCCGAGAATGAGGAGATCGTCTACGACAGCCGTGGGCAACGAAGCCGGCGTCGGCTGGCTGAAAATTTCGTCAACGACGTGACCGCGACCACGCAACATCTCAAAGCGAAATTAGCGACGATCGGCCTCGACGAGGAGGTGGACGCCGCGCTGGGGAAACCGTTGCGGCGTCTGCGACAGGACCAGGACATCCTGGACAACGGTATGTTCGCGAAGAGAGATCTGAAGTCGGAGATGCGCACGGCGATCGAGGACGCGGAGGCGAGCTTCAAGAGACGCTCCAAGATACTCGAGGACATCGATCTGTCGGTCGAGAGCAAGCCGACGCTGCTCAAGTGGTCGAAGCTGAGCAACGAGGACGACACGTTGGCCAGCGCGGCCGCGACCAGAGCGAAGATCACCAAAGCGCGTTTGAACGACTTGGAGTCCGAGATGGAGGAACTGTCGGAGAGGCAAGCGAAGAGGGAGCGCAGAGCGGCCGCGCTCAGGGCGATGATCAACGAAACCGCCGCCGAGAATGAAAGCCTTCAGGAGCAGTCTTCTATCCTTAGCAAGAAGGTCTCGATCCGCGAGCGTTCGGAAAAACACGTCGCCTTTTAA
- the LOC144474985 gene encoding uncharacterized protein LOC144474985, with the protein MDYMYDRGYDDDFENDFVVNQRRYKERAAAAFADDLADLRRKRRDMQDRIFDVIDLNAEIEKAKNTLEAADIAFQRHANKFDNSETSEDAILSKGQNGEFMQEKQAPKTIKFIKVPNVDIETCVPYTIKPRQDRQKSLAEVEPIEDPLNKLALLPLKRRFLKRKKSVSF; encoded by the exons ATGGACTACATGTACGATCGCGGATACGACGACGACTTCGAGAATGATTTCGTAGTCAATCAACGCCGTTACAAAGAACGCGCTGCCGCCGCTTTCGCCGATGACTTGGCTGACTTGAGACGCAAGCGAAGAGACATGCAG GATCGCATATTCGATGTCATCGACTTGAACGCCGAAATCGAGAAAGCTAAAAACACCCTGGAAGCCGCGGACATCGCTTTTCAACGGCACGCGAACAAATTTGACAACAGCGAGACCAGCGAGGACGCGATATTGAGCAAAGGACAGAACGGTGAATTCATGCAGGAGAAACAAGCCCCGAAAACTATCAAATTCATCAAGGTTCCAAACGTAGACATAGAGACTTGCGTACCGTATACAATAAAGCCAAGACAAGACAGACAAAAGTCGCTAGCAGAAGTGGAACCCATCGAAGACCCGTTGAACAAGCTCGCTCTGCTGCCGTTGAAGAGGAGATTcttgaaaaggaaaaaaagcgTGTCGTTTTAA